A genomic region of Streptomyces sp. R33 contains the following coding sequences:
- a CDS encoding metallophosphoesterase — translation MTTVIAHVSDLHLDLSERATQRALTVMNYLRDLPGPLDAVLVSGDIADHGTADEYAQARKLFDLPYPVLVLPGNHDERGAFRTGLLDGEPEDEELNQVVRTPGAVFVLCDSTIPGSDEGLLSDRTLRWLDETLTAEGGELPVFVCFHHPPVDLHTPYVDRVRQFGEERLAAVLERHPQVVALLCGHAHVAAATTFAGLPLLVAPGVASTVPLPFEGRPAVDYELAPALAFHVLDDRRRLVTHYRALGRPHPDH, via the coding sequence GTGACCACCGTCATCGCCCACGTCAGCGATCTGCACCTGGACCTCTCGGAGCGCGCCACGCAGCGCGCGCTGACGGTCATGAACTACCTGCGCGACCTGCCCGGCCCCCTCGACGCCGTCCTCGTCTCCGGGGACATCGCCGACCACGGGACGGCGGACGAGTACGCGCAGGCCCGCAAGCTGTTCGACCTGCCCTACCCGGTGCTGGTGCTGCCCGGCAACCACGACGAGCGCGGCGCGTTCCGCACCGGCCTGCTCGACGGCGAGCCGGAGGACGAGGAGCTGAACCAGGTCGTCCGTACGCCCGGGGCCGTCTTCGTGCTGTGCGACTCGACGATCCCGGGCAGCGACGAGGGCCTGCTCAGCGACCGGACCCTGCGGTGGCTCGACGAGACGCTGACCGCCGAGGGCGGCGAACTGCCCGTCTTCGTCTGCTTCCACCACCCGCCGGTCGACCTGCACACCCCGTACGTGGACCGGGTCCGGCAGTTCGGCGAGGAGCGCCTCGCCGCGGTGCTGGAACGGCACCCGCAGGTCGTGGCCCTGCTGTGCGGGCATGCGCACGTCGCCGCGGCCACGACGTTCGCGGGTCTTCCGCTGCTGGTGGCGCCCGGGGTGGCCTCCACCGTCCCGCTGCCGTTCGAGGGCCGGCCCGCCGTGGACTACGAACTGGCCCCGGCGCTGGCGTTCCACGTGCTCGACGACCGGCGGCGGCTGGTCACGCACTACCGGGCGCTCGGCCGGCCGCATCCCGACCACTGA